The nucleotide window CAGTAGAGCAACTTGCGGCATGGATGTTAGGACCGATCAGCCACACCCGGTCCCCCGGTTCAGCAGCGGCGGCCCACTGCGAAGCCGGCCCGCCGTTGCCGGCTGCGTCGAAGTGCATCACGAAGTCGATGTCCAGCTCGGGAATCTCCTGCTCACAGCGGGAATCGCGGACCGTATAGGTGCGCATGTCACCGCGCTCGGAAGGCTCAAGGGACAGCCACTGCTGGTACCAGCCGCTGCCCGCGCCGTCCATCAGGGTCCCAAGATCAACACCGTCAGCACTCTCGCCATTGGCCGGCGGGATCATCACCTTGATGCGCAGGTCCAGAGTGGAACCCTGCACGCCGAAGTCTGACAGGCAGGCGCCGCCGAAGGTGATGCGCCGGAAGTTGGAGCTGATGCGCTCCACGCGGGTCACCACCACGTTGAATGCGCGGACCGCCGGGACGACCGCCTGGTTGCCGGCGGAAGTCTGTGAGGGTGCCGCTGTCCTGCGGGTACGACGGGTACTGACTTCTGTCACGATGCTGCCTCCATGGTCAGAGCGGGGAGCCCGTCCTGCGGGTTCGCTAAAAAACCCGCGATGCCATCCCGGGTGGTTTCTGTGGCTACGTTCTTCGGTGCGGAGTGGTGCCGCCCCAGGGGCACCACCATGGGTGTACCCGAGACCGGATCGGGAATGACGCGGGATTCCAGGCCGAAGACGTCAGCGACGGTCGCCTCCGTGACGACGTCCGACGGCGGTCCCTCGGCGACAATCCGGCCGCCCTTCATCGCGATGAGGTGGTCTGCATAGCGCGCAGCGAGGTTGAGGTCATGCAGCACGATGGCAACGGTGGTTCCGGCACTGCGGTTCAGGTCGGTGATGAGGTCGAGGACTTCCACCTGGTGCGCCACGTCGAGGAAGGTGGTCGGTTCATCGAGCAGCAGGATGTCCGTCTGCTGCGCCAGCGCCATCGCAATCCAGACGCGCTGGCGCTGGCCGCCGGAAAGCTCATCGACGTTGCGGTCTGCCAGTTCCATAGTGTCGGTGACGCGCAGCGCTGCGGCGACCGCGGCGTCGTCGTCCGCGTTCCACTGGCGGAACCAGCCCTGATGCGGGTAGCGGCCGCGGCCCACCAGGTCCACCACGGCGATGCCGTCCGGGGCGACCGGCGTCTGCGGAAGCAGGCCAAGGGTCTTTGCCACCGAGCGGGTGGAGAGCGAATGGATGTCCTTGCCGTCCAGCAGCACCGTACCCGCGGCGGGCTTGAGCAGCCGCGCCAAGCCGCGCAGCAGGGTGGACTTGCCGCAGGCGTTCGCTCCGACGATGACGGTGACCTTTCCGGCCGGCAGCTCAACCGTCAGGTCCTCCACTACCCGGCGGTTGTCATATGCAAGGGTCAGGTTTTCGGCGTTCAACCTCATGTCAGCCTCCCTGGCCTGAGCGGTTGGATGTAGCGAGAAGCCAGAGGAGGAACGGAGCGCCGAGGACGCCCGTAATCACTCCGACCGGCAGGGAAACGCCCGGGATCAGGTTGGCACCCAGGAAATCTCCCGCGAGGACGATCACGGCACCGACCAGCGCAGCAGTCACCAGCGGGCGGTAGCCGCCGAGGAATCGCCGCGCAATCGGCCCGGAGAGAAACGCGATGAAGGCAACCGGTCCGGCTGCCGCCGTCGCAATCGCCGCGAGCAGCACGCCGGTGACAATGAGGGCCAGCCGTGAGCGTTCCACGTTCACGCCCAGGCCGGCTGCGGCGTCATCCCCCAGTTCCAGCCCGCGCAGCGAGCGGGACAGGACGACGACGGCGGGGGTCAGGACCGCCAGCGCAACGAACAGTATGGTCACCCGGTCCCAGTTGCTCGAGTTCAGTGAGCCGTTCAGCCAGGTGAGGGCGTCCGAGGCAACCCTGATGTCCGTGCGCGTCAGGAGGAAGCTGACCACTGACTGCAGGACTGCTGAGAATCCGATGCCCACCAGGATGAGCCGGTAGCCGGCCACCGCGCCTCGCCGGGACAGGAAGTAGATGGCCAGGGCGACGGCGAGGGCTCCGGCCATCGCGAACCCGGAAAGCACCAGGCCGGATGCGCCGAGGAATGCGATCGCGAAGACTGCCGACGCGCTGGCGCCATAACTGATGCCGATGATGTCCGGGCTGGCGAGCGGGTTGCGCAGCATCGTCTGGAACACCGCGCCGGCCACACCGAACGCGCCGCCGATCATAATGCCGATCAGCACGCGCGGGATCCGGTTCTCCATCACGATGAAGCTGGCCCCGGGGATATCGGCACCCGCGACGATGCGCAAGAAATCGGGGATGGTCACGGTGTAGCGGCCCAGCAGGAGCGTGACCGCGCTGAGCGCAACGACAAGGAAGGCCAGGGCACCGATCTTGACCGCCCGCTGGGTGCGCAGGTGATGACGCCGTGAAACCACCAGGCGCTCCTCGTCGCGAAGCCCGGCGGGGGTGGGACGGGTGTCGAGGCTCACAGCTCGGCCATCTTCCGCCGCCGCACCAACCAGATGAAGACCGGGGCACCGATGACCGCCGTGAGGATGCCGACCTGCACCTCGCCGGGCGGGAGGATGACGCGGCCGAGTATGTCCGCCGAAAGCAGCAGGACCGGCGCGAGCACCATCGAGAAGGGCAGGATCCACCGGTAGTCAGGGCCCGTGAACGAGCGCACCACATGCGGAATGACCAGCCCGATGAAGCCGATTGGGCCGGCGGCCGCGGTAGCGGCTCCACAGAGTACGACGACGCCGAGCGCCGTGAGCGCGCGGGCAAGGGTGACGTTCTGGCCGAGACCGCGCGCGATGTCGTCACCCAGGGACAGGCTGTTCAGGACCTTGCCGGTGAGCAGGGTGAGTACGAATCCGAAAGCGAGGAACGGCAGCACCGGAACGATCACCTCCCAGCCGCGGCCGGCGACGGAACCCACCTGCCAGAACCGGAACGTATCGAAGGTCTGCTGGCTGGAAACCAGCACCGCATTGAGCAGTGAGACCATGCCTGCAGAGAGCGCTGCGCCGGCGAGGGCCAGCTTCACGGGAGTGGCGCCGTCGCGTCCGAGGCTCGCGATCGCGTAGACCAGTACGGCGGCGGCTGCGGCACCGAGGAAGGCGAACCAGATGTAGCCGGTGAAGTTGGTGACGCCGAAGACGAAGATACCGATCACGACGGCTAGCGCTGCGCCGGAGTTGATGCCGAGGATGCCGGGATCGGCAAGGGGGTTACGGGCGACGCCCTGCATGGCCGCTCCGGCCAGTCCGAGCGCGGCTCCCGCGAGCAGGCCCACGATGGTCCGCGGGATGCGGGAGAGCACGACGGCGTGGTCGCCGTTGGCAGGATCGAAAGCGGTCAGGGCCTGGATCAGGGTTTCCACGCTGATTGGCCGGGCTCCGATTGCCAGGGACGCAACACTGGCGGTTCCGAGGAGGGCGATGGCGGCGATGAGCTTTAATCCCCGGGCCGAGGGGCGCTTCGATGCACGCTGTTTACGAAGAACGGCCGGGGAGGCAGGCACGTCGACTGCCATGCATGCCTCCTTGAGCCAACACCTGAATTCGCCGGACGATCACCGGGACGGACTTAAGTAAGGCTAGCCTACGCATGGCTGGATTAGGAAACGGTTATGTTCCCTATTTCTCGGGATCACCACTTGTCAGGGGGCCGCTGTCGGCGCGGTTCCCCGCCCGAACGGGCTTCCGCCCAGGCGTTCACGCTGGTGATCGCTGTGCCAGTTCTCCAGGGAGGGACCCTTCGGCACAATCTGCGTGGGATTGATGTCCTCGTGAACCACGTAGTAATGCTTCTTGATCTGGTCGAAGTCGAGAGTGTCTCCGAAGCCCGGCGTCTGGAAGAGATCCCGTGCGTAGCCCCAGAGTGCCGGCATCTCGGTCAGCTTGTTCCGGTTGCACTTGAAGTGTCCGTGGTACACCGGGTCGAAGCGCGCCAGCGTGGTGAAGAGCCGCACATCAGCTTCGGTGATCGAGTCACCCACGAGGTACCGCTGGCCGGTCAGCCGCTCCTCGAGCCAGTCCAGGGCGGTGAAGAGACGGTCATAGGCGTCGTTGTACGCCTCCTGCGACCCGGCAAAACCGCAGCGGTAGACGCCGTTGTTTACCTCGGTGAACACCCGCTTGTTCACTGCGTCGATCTCCTCACGCAGTTCCTCCGGGTAGAGGTCCGGAGCCCCCTCGCGGTGGTACTCCTTCCACTCCGTGGAGAAGTCCAGCGTGATCTGCGGAAAGTTGTTGGTGACAACAGCGCCCGTGGAGACATCGACAATAGCCGGCACCGTAATGCCCCGGGGGTAATCCGGATCCCGGGTGAAGTACGCCTCCTGCAGCCGCTCTATCCCGAGCACCGGATCCTTGCCACCCGGGTCGAGGTCGAACGTCCAGGACCGTTTGTCATGCGTTGGCCCCGGCGTTCCGAGCGAGATGGCCTCCTCGAGACCAAGGAGCCTGCGGACGATGATTGCCCGGTTGGCCCAGGGGCAGGCGCGGGCAGCGATGAGCCGGTAGCGGCCCGGTTCCACCGCGAACCCGTCGGCACCGTCCCGTGTGATCCGTGTTTCGATGTAGGCGGTGTCACGCTTGAACTCCTTGCCGGAGTCCACGTAGGCGCCCTTGGTGCTGTGGTCGGATTGGCTCATGGTGCCACCCTAGTGGCTGGACGAGCCGCTGGTGCGCAGTGTCTCGAGCAGCGTGGAGCACGCAGCCTCACAGCGGCGGCAGGCCTCGGCGCAGATCCTGCAGTGATCGTGCATGGAGGCGTGCCGCTCGCATTCCTCCGCACAGTTCCGGCAGGCCTGCAGACAGGCCTCGAGCAGCGGCGCGAGCACGGCGGGATGGTGGCCACCCTGGCGCTGGAGCATCCGGGCAGTGGCGAGGCAGATGTCGGCGCAGTCCTGGTCGGTCCGGATGCAGTGCCGGAGATCGGCAATGCTTTCCTCGCCAAGACACGCGTCCGCACAGCTGCCGCAGGAGGCAACGCAGTCCAGGCACGCCTCGATGGCGGCTGCGAGGTCCCCTGCCTCCAGGTGCCCGGAGGGCCGGGGGTGGGCGATGATCATGTCTGCTATATGGGTCATGATTTTCTCCTTGTCCGAGTATCGCGATCGCGTCCGTACTTTTGGCGCAGTTCACGGCCCTTGTCCACCAGGCCGAGCTGCTTGTCCCGCTTCTTCTCCGCTGCCTTGGCATCGCGCGGAGGCAACTGGACTGTTTCTTCTGCCTCGATCCCTGCCTGCAGCTGACGTCCCCGCTCCAGTTCGGCGTCGAACTCGGCCCCGAAGAGCAGGGAGAGATTCGCCAGCCACAGCCACAGCAGGAAGATGATGACGCCGGCGATGGCGCCGTAGGTCTGCTGGTAGCTGTCCGAGTTCGCTACATAGATGGAGAACCCGGCTGTGGTCAGCGCAAGAACCAGCAGCGCAATGATGGAACCGACACTCACCCACTT belongs to Arthrobacter tumbae and includes:
- a CDS encoding ABC transporter ATP-binding protein: MRLNAENLTLAYDNRRVVEDLTVELPAGKVTVIVGANACGKSTLLRGLARLLKPAAGTVLLDGKDIHSLSTRSVAKTLGLLPQTPVAPDGIAVVDLVGRGRYPHQGWFRQWNADDDAAVAAALRVTDTMELADRNVDELSGGQRQRVWIAMALAQQTDILLLDEPTTFLDVAHQVEVLDLITDLNRSAGTTVAIVLHDLNLAARYADHLIAMKGGRIVAEGPPSDVVTEATVADVFGLESRVIPDPVSGTPMVVPLGRHHSAPKNVATETTRDGIAGFLANPQDGLPALTMEAAS
- a CDS encoding FecCD family ABC transporter permease gives rise to the protein MVVSRRHHLRTQRAVKIGALAFLVVALSAVTLLLGRYTVTIPDFLRIVAGADIPGASFIVMENRIPRVLIGIMIGGAFGVAGAVFQTMLRNPLASPDIIGISYGASASAVFAIAFLGASGLVLSGFAMAGALAVALAIYFLSRRGAVAGYRLILVGIGFSAVLQSVVSFLLTRTDIRVASDALTWLNGSLNSSNWDRVTILFVALAVLTPAVVVLSRSLRGLELGDDAAAGLGVNVERSRLALIVTGVLLAAIATAAAGPVAFIAFLSGPIARRFLGGYRPLVTAALVGAVIVLAGDFLGANLIPGVSLPVGVITGVLGAPFLLWLLATSNRSGQGG
- a CDS encoding FecCD family ABC transporter permease produces the protein MAVDVPASPAVLRKQRASKRPSARGLKLIAAIALLGTASVASLAIGARPISVETLIQALTAFDPANGDHAVVLSRIPRTIVGLLAGAALGLAGAAMQGVARNPLADPGILGINSGAALAVVIGIFVFGVTNFTGYIWFAFLGAAAAAVLVYAIASLGRDGATPVKLALAGAALSAGMVSLLNAVLVSSQQTFDTFRFWQVGSVAGRGWEVIVPVLPFLAFGFVLTLLTGKVLNSLSLGDDIARGLGQNVTLARALTALGVVVLCGAATAAAGPIGFIGLVIPHVVRSFTGPDYRWILPFSMVLAPVLLLSADILGRVILPPGEVQVGILTAVIGAPVFIWLVRRRKMAEL
- a CDS encoding glutathione S-transferase family protein, whose protein sequence is MSQSDHSTKGAYVDSGKEFKRDTAYIETRITRDGADGFAVEPGRYRLIAARACPWANRAIIVRRLLGLEEAISLGTPGPTHDKRSWTFDLDPGGKDPVLGIERLQEAYFTRDPDYPRGITVPAIVDVSTGAVVTNNFPQITLDFSTEWKEYHREGAPDLYPEELREEIDAVNKRVFTEVNNGVYRCGFAGSQEAYNDAYDRLFTALDWLEERLTGQRYLVGDSITEADVRLFTTLARFDPVYHGHFKCNRNKLTEMPALWGYARDLFQTPGFGDTLDFDQIKKHYYVVHEDINPTQIVPKGPSLENWHSDHQRERLGGSPFGRGTAPTAAP
- a CDS encoding four-helix bundle copper-binding protein; its protein translation is MTHIADMIIAHPRPSGHLEAGDLAAAIEACLDCVASCGSCADACLGEESIADLRHCIRTDQDCADICLATARMLQRQGGHHPAVLAPLLEACLQACRNCAEECERHASMHDHCRICAEACRRCEAACSTLLETLRTSGSSSH